Proteins from a single region of Candidatus Margulisiibacteriota bacterium:
- a CDS encoding tetratricopeptide repeat protein has product MNKMTLPFMLILLFFVGGCVPSDNYLQPISNSPDMEIVDANGIKTISYKGMNYNIMVSIMKFKEDYFVVSLQMENKKENDIAENKYAAHLFDGSDLKPLNYCSKAFLEKIKGIYSEAKEINIEPEYKYSYSGSDSGSKWTGEMQRAETEQSKKDRLIVSTISSSQRASVEREFNNYIDNYFQFRPLYPHKIRQGYLCYYPNFKLEYPLIFVVVIENDRFEFKFKPSGLMLDDKTKGQDESQNIEQFDSADKYYEKGQSFYTANDYKNALPYLKKALEINPGYAIDYSMLGYCQQQLGQYKEAVDSYNRAIQINPADVSAYLNLSGIYSNTYHFHNKAIEILNQGIKYNPNNARLYNNLGLSYFGLGNYDEGKNILNKAIEIQPDLIQAHASLGIAFFELGQYNKSIGAFKRAISLGSVNETDYLILAQAYYKIEHYEEAIKSFEQVISLNSNSEFSELAHIGLSNAYLKLGQIKNALEFSKLAIYINPSNANAHLNMGICYLSLGEKELALNEYKTLKALDKDMANKLLKEINQK; this is encoded by the coding sequence ATGAATAAAATGACATTGCCTTTCATGCTTATTTTATTATTTTTTGTTGGCGGATGTGTGCCTTCTGATAATTACTTACAACCGATTTCCAATTCTCCTGATATGGAAATCGTAGATGCGAATGGGATAAAAACTATTTCATACAAAGGCATGAATTATAATATCATGGTGTCAATTATGAAATTCAAAGAAGATTATTTTGTGGTTTCTTTACAAATGGAAAACAAAAAAGAAAACGATATAGCTGAAAATAAATATGCTGCCCATCTTTTTGACGGCTCTGATTTAAAGCCGCTAAATTATTGCAGTAAAGCCTTTTTGGAAAAGATAAAAGGAATTTATTCAGAGGCAAAAGAGATCAATATTGAGCCTGAATATAAATATTCGTATAGTGGCAGTGATTCTGGCTCCAAATGGACCGGAGAGATGCAAAGAGCAGAAACTGAACAGAGCAAAAAGGATCGGCTAATTGTAAGTACCATATCTTCATCGCAGAGGGCATCTGTCGAGCGAGAATTTAATAACTATATCGATAATTATTTTCAATTTCGACCTTTGTATCCCCATAAGATTCGTCAAGGTTATTTATGTTATTACCCGAATTTCAAGCTAGAGTACCCCCTAATTTTCGTGGTTGTAATTGAAAACGATAGATTTGAATTTAAGTTTAAGCCCTCCGGATTAATGCTTGATGATAAAACAAAAGGACAAGATGAATCACAAAATATTGAACAATTTGATTCTGCCGATAAATATTATGAAAAAGGACAGTCTTTTTATACGGCAAATGACTATAAAAATGCGCTGCCGTATCTCAAAAAAGCATTAGAAATTAATCCTGGCTATGCCATTGATTATTCTATGTTAGGTTATTGTCAGCAACAACTCGGCCAATATAAGGAAGCCGTAGATTCATATAATCGAGCTATTCAAATTAATCCTGCTGACGTTAGTGCCTACCTAAATCTAAGCGGCATTTATTCAAATACATACCATTTTCACAACAAAGCAATAGAAATATTGAATCAAGGCATAAAATACAACCCTAATAATGCACGGTTATATAACAATCTAGGTTTATCATATTTTGGGCTGGGCAATTACGACGAAGGCAAAAATATCCTCAATAAGGCAATTGAAATTCAGCCAGATCTTATTCAGGCGCATGCAAGTTTAGGAATTGCTTTTTTTGAATTGGGTCAATACAATAAATCGATAGGAGCTTTTAAGCGGGCGATTAGTCTTGGTTCAGTCAATGAGACGGATTATCTCATCTTGGCTCAAGCTTATTATAAGATTGAACACTACGAAGAAGCAATAAAATCTTTTGAGCAAGTAATTTCCCTTAACTCTAATTCTGAATTTTCTGAATTAGCACATATCGGTTTGAGTAATGCTTATTTGAAACTTGGTCAAATAAAAAACGCCTTAGAATTTAGCAAGCTAGCGATTTATATTAATCCAAGCAATGCTAATGCGCACCTTAACATGGGGATATGCTATTTATCGCTGGGCGAGAAAGAACTCGCTCTTAATGAATATAAAACTCTTAAGGCCTTAGACAAAGATATGGCCAACAAATTACTTAAAGAAATTAACCAGAAATAA
- a CDS encoding acetate kinase: MIILALNCGSSSVKYKLFFWEKRETITKGVVERIGIPGSFISFSLPGRGEQKIEFECPDHRTALQMIINTLVHQEHGVVHELRDIRAVGHRVVHGGERFKSSTLINSDVLDAIKEVQALAPLHNPPNIAGIEAAQEVLPDIPHIAVFDTAFHQTMPEHAFLYAVPYEWYGMYGVRRYGFHGTSHLYVSRRAAALLGQKPLETNLITMHIGNGVSISAIKGGISVDTSMGLTPLEGAVMGTRSGDIDPAIILFMIEKEGFYAEEIDSILNKKSGLLGITGKYMDRRDIDKAAAEGDRRSQLAIEIEVYRLKKYIGAYLAALGKIDAMVFTAGAGELNWKLREAVLADLAGLGLVLDPKKNAAAVSRERESLISADDSPIKIYVIPTDEELVFIEDVVAILEGRYETHTHFTYSFENPKYKRKAE; encoded by the coding sequence ATGATAATCTTGGCGTTAAATTGCGGTAGCTCCTCGGTCAAATACAAGCTCTTCTTCTGGGAGAAGCGCGAGACGATCACCAAAGGGGTTGTGGAGCGGATCGGGATCCCTGGTTCGTTCATCAGCTTTAGCCTTCCGGGGAGAGGGGAGCAGAAGATCGAGTTTGAATGCCCCGACCACCGGACGGCGCTGCAGATGATCATTAACACGCTGGTCCATCAGGAGCATGGCGTGGTCCATGAGCTCCGCGATATCCGTGCGGTCGGCCACCGGGTGGTGCATGGCGGTGAGCGGTTCAAGAGCTCGACCTTGATCAATAGCGATGTACTCGACGCGATCAAGGAGGTCCAGGCTCTGGCCCCACTCCATAACCCGCCCAATATCGCCGGCATCGAAGCGGCTCAGGAGGTCCTGCCAGATATCCCGCATATCGCCGTTTTCGATACCGCTTTCCATCAGACGATGCCGGAACACGCTTTCCTCTATGCCGTTCCTTACGAATGGTACGGCATGTACGGTGTCCGCCGCTACGGTTTCCACGGGACTTCGCACCTCTACGTTTCCCGCCGGGCGGCCGCCCTCCTGGGCCAGAAGCCGCTCGAGACCAATCTCATTACCATGCATATCGGCAATGGGGTCAGCATCTCGGCGATCAAGGGGGGGATTTCGGTCGACACCAGCATGGGGTTGACCCCGCTGGAAGGGGCGGTCATGGGAACCCGGAGCGGCGATATCGATCCGGCCATCATCCTCTTTATGATCGAAAAAGAGGGTTTCTACGCCGAAGAGATCGATTCTATTCTCAATAAGAAGAGCGGCCTGCTCGGTATCACCGGCAAATACATGGACCGCCGCGACATCGACAAGGCGGCAGCCGAAGGCGACCGGCGCTCCCAGCTGGCGATCGAGATCGAAGTGTATCGTTTGAAAAAGTATATCGGCGCCTATCTGGCGGCCCTGGGAAAAATTGACGCCATGGTCTTTACCGCCGGGGCCGGCGAGTTGAACTGGAAACTGCGCGAGGCGGTCCTGGCCGACCTGGCCGGGCTCGGTCTGGTCCTTGATCCCAAAAAGAACGCGGCGGCCGTCAGCCGGGAGCGGGAATCGCTGATCTCCGCCGACGATTCGCCGATCAAGATCTACGTTATCCCGACCGACGAGGAGCTCGTCTTCATCGAAGATGTCGTGGCGATCCTCGAGGGACGCTATGAGACCCACACCCATTTCACCTATTCCTTCGAAAATCCCAAGTACAAACGGAAAGCCGAATGA
- a CDS encoding alpha-amylase family protein produces the protein MLPFGVTFYPDQWPVETWEENFRNIKKAGFNLVRFNEMAWDWIEPEPGKFNFAGLDRALDICAKHGLKVLLGIPTSQVPPWFYRLYPASRPVAQDGTLYPEFGPRPNVCKDNSRYRRLAERLTKKLVARYKNHPALLYWQVDNEPVYPPLDHTTQNDYCHCEDSRRAFLVWAKARYGSLKKLNEVWGTSFWTNHLSSWEDIRTPKAGIWEAVSPHIFLDWFRFKTDSLKGWIGHLAKIVRSTDQKHPVGTNGFIGICTRVPDHSRLCEGLDWYGLDIYPKGGRMDERGLAFMLDIWRSFTRAGKAEFHVTEMQGGQNVRWGCPDYVVGPEIKGWTKQAYERGAKALLYHAWRPPLFGAETGGFGILKADGSPTKRLDVIKKLAKEVAATFRSPKHGGLKTASTAIAYLRSSEVQTYQEQGPPRGIAGQWEAVRTDIGLTHALESASGAYQLVYKKNKELIDFIFDQDLEGGKLPYKTILLPNPYLLSRRQHENLKKWVATGGHLITEARYGQKDENGHLYPQPLLEDLLGVTYDHGEITEDGFLDVIAGKPRKYFILVKKIGRGKVSYANFSLFLTIRKGASKWQNTATLIRTIKNSL, from the coding sequence ATGTTGCCTTTTGGCGTCACTTTCTACCCCGACCAATGGCCGGTAGAAACGTGGGAAGAGAACTTTAGAAATATCAAGAAAGCCGGCTTTAACCTGGTCCGGTTCAACGAGATGGCTTGGGATTGGATCGAGCCGGAGCCGGGAAAGTTCAATTTTGCCGGGCTCGACCGGGCGCTCGATATTTGCGCCAAACACGGTTTGAAAGTCCTGCTCGGGATACCGACCTCGCAAGTCCCGCCCTGGTTCTACCGCCTTTATCCCGCTTCCCGGCCGGTCGCGCAGGACGGAACGCTTTATCCGGAATTTGGCCCCCGGCCGAATGTCTGTAAAGACAATTCCCGTTACCGGCGCCTGGCGGAACGGTTAACCAAGAAGCTTGTGGCCCGTTATAAAAATCACCCGGCGCTGCTCTATTGGCAGGTCGATAACGAGCCGGTCTATCCTCCGCTCGACCACACGACCCAGAACGACTACTGCCACTGTGAGGATAGCCGCCGCGCCTTCCTCGTCTGGGCCAAAGCACGCTATGGTTCGCTTAAAAAACTGAACGAGGTCTGGGGGACGAGTTTCTGGACGAACCATCTCTCTAGCTGGGAAGATATCCGGACCCCCAAAGCGGGGATCTGGGAAGCGGTCTCCCCTCATATCTTCCTCGACTGGTTCCGCTTTAAGACCGACAGCCTCAAGGGTTGGATTGGCCATTTGGCGAAGATCGTCCGGAGCACCGACCAGAAACATCCCGTCGGGACCAACGGCTTTATCGGGATCTGCACCCGGGTCCCCGACCACAGCCGGCTGTGCGAGGGACTCGACTGGTACGGCCTCGATATTTACCCGAAGGGGGGCCGGATGGACGAGCGCGGCCTCGCTTTCATGCTCGATATCTGGCGGAGCTTTACCCGTGCCGGCAAAGCGGAATTCCACGTGACTGAAATGCAAGGTGGCCAGAATGTCCGCTGGGGGTGCCCGGATTATGTGGTCGGGCCGGAGATCAAAGGATGGACCAAGCAGGCTTACGAACGGGGGGCCAAGGCACTCCTCTATCATGCCTGGCGCCCGCCGCTCTTTGGCGCGGAAACGGGCGGATTTGGAATTTTAAAAGCTGATGGATCACCAACGAAGCGATTGGACGTCATCAAGAAGCTTGCCAAAGAAGTAGCGGCGACCTTCAGGTCGCCAAAACATGGCGGTCTAAAGACCGCCTCTACGGCAATTGCCTACCTCCGCTCCAGCGAGGTTCAAACCTACCAGGAACAGGGCCCGCCACGCGGCATTGCCGGACAATGGGAGGCGGTTCGGACCGACATCGGGCTAACTCACGCCCTGGAATCTGCTTCCGGCGCTTACCAGCTGGTTTATAAGAAGAATAAGGAGCTGATCGATTTTATTTTCGATCAGGACCTGGAGGGAGGAAAGCTCCCCTATAAGACGATCCTTCTCCCCAATCCTTATCTTCTTTCCCGGCGCCAGCACGAGAACTTGAAAAAGTGGGTCGCCACCGGCGGGCACTTAATAACTGAAGCCCGTTACGGTCAAAAGGACGAGAATGGCCATCTTTATCCCCAGCCCTTGCTCGAAGACCTGCTCGGGGTAACTTATGACCATGGAGAAATAACAGAGGATGGTTTCTTGGACGTTATTGCGGGCAAGCCGCGCAAATATTTTATTTTGGTAAAGAAAATAGGCCGGGGGAAAGTCAGTTACGCCAACTTCAGCCTGTTTTTAACAATTAGAAAGGGAGCGAGCAAATGGCAAAATACGGCTACTTTGATACGGACAATAAAGAATTCGTTATAA
- a CDS encoding arginine decarboxylase, pyruvoyl-dependent yields the protein MVPDKIFFVKGVGRHKEKLASFEMALRDAGIQAVNYVQVSSIFPPGCKQIPREQGLKLIKPGQIAFIVMSRNDTNESHRLISASIGIALPADPNTYGYLSEHHGNGMTDEECGEYAEDIAAQMLATVLGIPFEEDSSWDERQEQWKLSDKIVRTSHVTQSAIGQRGLWSTVIAAAVLIIEPVNGNGESK from the coding sequence ATGGTTCCGGATAAGATATTTTTTGTCAAAGGGGTTGGCCGGCATAAGGAAAAGCTGGCCAGCTTTGAGATGGCACTGCGCGACGCGGGGATCCAGGCGGTCAACTACGTCCAGGTTTCGAGCATTTTCCCGCCCGGTTGTAAGCAGATCCCCCGCGAGCAAGGCTTGAAATTGATCAAGCCGGGCCAGATCGCTTTTATCGTCATGTCGCGCAATGACACCAACGAATCGCATCGCCTGATCTCCGCTTCGATCGGCATCGCCCTGCCGGCCGACCCCAACACCTATGGTTATTTGAGCGAACACCACGGCAACGGGATGACCGACGAGGAGTGCGGTGAGTACGCCGAGGACATCGCGGCCCAGATGCTAGCCACGGTCCTCGGTATCCCGTTCGAGGAGGATTCGAGCTGGGACGAACGTCAGGAGCAGTGGAAATTGTCCGACAAGATCGTCCGCACTTCGCACGTGACCCAGAGCGCCATCGGCCAGCGCGGCCTCTGGAGCACGGTCATCGCCGCCGCCGTTTTGATCATCGAGCCGGTCAACGGCAACGGCGAGAGCAAATAA
- a CDS encoding glycosyl transferase — MAKYGYFDTDNKEFVITRPDTPLPWINYLGSEDYCGLMSNTAGGYSFYRDPKERRLTRYRYNNVPMDRGGRYIYLRDNSSEEFWSASYQPVMKSNKYECRHGLGYTVIEVEYAGVQTKTTYFVPLGENLEVWMIEVKAQKSRDLSLFPFVEFCLWDALNDMTDYQYNLNIGETEVKDGTIYHLSRYRVEHNLLAYLACANATPKGFDTQRRDFMGNYGDFSAPRAVVEGKMNNSLACGWAPVGALEIPCKLKAGETKTFIFVLGYAEDKKAPPQKIKKFGSKAVIEKELQRLKEHWERDLNNFSVRTPDEELNLMVNTWNQYQCRTTFNWSRSASYYESGIGRGMGFRDSNQDTLGFVHMIPEKVRERIRDLASTQLPDGSAYHQYSPLTKKANPSDHKYGDDHLWLIYSVAAYIKETGDKAFLKEIIPIAGGRAVDLFTHLEKAIAFSMNNLGPHGLPRIFFADWNDCLNLDQGKKKAESVMVAQMLVAAASEMVELAKLYGQPAKSKKYEKIAQGMKATINETAWDGDWYRRAYTDRQEPVGSKTCPEGKIYLEPQAWALMSGVADYERGKKCLDAVNRLLSTDHGIMILTPPYSQFQHQLGSIGVYPPGLKENGAIFCHPNPWVMIAECLLGRGDQAYQYYRAILPAARNKIADIHKTEPYVYCQMIAGKAHKDFGEGKNSWLTGSASWNFVAVSQYILGIRPDYNGLKIDPCIPKEWKAFSVKRHFRGADYFITVRNPYGASKGVKSVVLDGKKIASNVIPVTKGKEHHVEVIMG, encoded by the coding sequence ATGGCAAAATACGGCTACTTTGATACGGACAATAAAGAATTCGTTATAACCCGGCCCGATACCCCCCTGCCGTGGATCAACTATCTGGGATCGGAGGACTATTGCGGCCTGATGTCGAATACCGCGGGGGGTTACAGCTTCTATCGCGATCCGAAAGAGCGGCGCCTGACCCGCTACCGCTATAACAACGTCCCGATGGACCGCGGCGGACGCTACATCTATCTGCGCGACAACAGCAGCGAAGAGTTTTGGTCGGCCTCCTACCAGCCGGTGATGAAGTCGAACAAATACGAGTGCCGCCACGGCCTCGGTTACACCGTGATCGAAGTCGAATACGCCGGCGTCCAGACCAAGACGACCTATTTTGTCCCGCTCGGGGAAAACCTCGAAGTTTGGATGATCGAGGTCAAAGCTCAAAAATCACGCGACCTCTCCCTCTTCCCTTTTGTCGAGTTCTGTCTCTGGGACGCGCTGAACGATATGACCGATTACCAGTACAATCTGAACATCGGCGAGACCGAGGTTAAAGACGGGACCATCTACCACCTCTCCCGCTACCGGGTGGAACACAATCTCCTCGCCTATCTCGCCTGCGCCAACGCCACCCCCAAGGGCTTTGACACCCAACGCCGCGACTTTATGGGGAACTATGGCGATTTCTCCGCCCCTCGGGCGGTCGTGGAGGGAAAGATGAACAATTCCCTCGCCTGCGGCTGGGCGCCGGTCGGCGCGCTGGAGATCCCCTGCAAGCTGAAGGCGGGTGAGACCAAGACCTTTATCTTTGTCCTCGGTTACGCGGAAGATAAGAAAGCACCGCCGCAAAAGATCAAGAAGTTCGGCTCCAAGGCGGTCATAGAAAAAGAGCTGCAGCGGTTGAAAGAACACTGGGAGCGGGACCTGAACAATTTCTCCGTCCGGACCCCGGACGAAGAGCTGAACTTAATGGTCAACACCTGGAACCAGTACCAATGCCGCACTACTTTTAACTGGTCCCGCTCGGCCTCGTATTACGAATCGGGGATCGGCCGCGGCATGGGTTTCAGGGATTCGAACCAAGACACGCTCGGCTTTGTCCACATGATCCCGGAGAAGGTCCGCGAACGGATCCGCGATCTCGCTTCGACCCAGCTGCCCGACGGGAGCGCCTACCACCAATATTCGCCGCTGACCAAGAAGGCCAACCCGTCGGACCACAAATACGGCGACGATCATCTTTGGTTGATCTATTCTGTTGCCGCCTATATCAAAGAAACCGGCGACAAAGCTTTCTTGAAGGAAATAATTCCGATCGCCGGCGGCCGCGCGGTCGACCTTTTCACCCACCTGGAAAAAGCAATCGCTTTCTCGATGAATAATCTCGGGCCGCACGGCTTGCCGCGGATCTTCTTTGCCGACTGGAACGACTGTCTTAACCTCGACCAGGGGAAAAAGAAAGCGGAGTCGGTCATGGTGGCGCAGATGCTCGTCGCCGCCGCGAGTGAAATGGTCGAGCTGGCTAAATTGTACGGCCAGCCGGCCAAGTCAAAGAAATATGAAAAGATCGCCCAAGGGATGAAGGCGACGATCAACGAGACCGCCTGGGATGGCGATTGGTACCGGCGGGCTTATACCGACCGGCAAGAGCCGGTCGGCTCGAAAACCTGCCCGGAGGGGAAGATCTACTTGGAACCGCAAGCCTGGGCGCTGATGTCGGGCGTGGCCGACTACGAACGGGGGAAGAAATGCCTCGACGCGGTCAACCGCCTCCTCTCGACCGATCACGGAATAATGATCCTGACCCCGCCCTACTCCCAGTTCCAGCACCAGTTGGGAAGCATCGGCGTTTATCCGCCCGGCTTAAAAGAGAACGGCGCCATCTTTTGCCATCCCAATCCGTGGGTCATGATCGCCGAGTGCCTCCTCGGTCGCGGCGACCAGGCTTACCAGTACTACCGGGCGATCCTCCCGGCGGCGCGCAACAAGATCGCCGATATCCACAAGACCGAACCGTATGTCTACTGCCAGATGATCGCCGGTAAGGCCCACAAGGATTTCGGCGAAGGGAAGAACTCCTGGTTGACCGGTTCGGCCAGCTGGAATTTTGTCGCCGTCTCGCAGTACATCCTCGGCATCCGGCCGGATTATAACGGCTTGAAGATCGATCCCTGCATCCCGAAAGAGTGGAAGGCTTTCTCGGTCAAGCGGCATTTCCGCGGGGCGGATTATTTTATCACCGTCCGCAATCCTTATGGGGCCAGTAAAGGGGTCAAGTCGGTAGTGCTCGACGGTAAAAAGATAGCGTCAAATGTCATCCCGGTGACCAAAGGGAAAGAGCATCACGTCGAAGTGATCATGGGCTAG
- a CDS encoding FAD:protein FMN transferase: MRTPLGIATIFLLLVWLMIESYQSCLPFPAERTAMVMGTTVRVKVNGWGAPHWANRALFEIKRLEKLFNKYDPASEISLINKLGGRAPLQVSTDTFDVLTLAQAVNRASGGAFDVTLGHPGSLILDEKNRKVELRTRNTEHGTQGIDLGGIGKGFAVESARRLLLKKGVKSAIIDAHSSIAVIGDGWRVGIRDPRYPVSGTRELIGVVALNDGDALSTSGQYEQPGHIVDPRSGRPADRCLSVTVVAKDAALADALSTAVFVLGPVDGLKLLQKFRAKSFIIDRNGTINDNLGVKLR, translated from the coding sequence ATGAGAACACCCCTTGGGATCGCGACAATATTCCTGCTTTTGGTCTGGCTGATGATCGAGAGCTATCAAAGCTGCCTACCCTTCCCGGCCGAGCGTACGGCGATGGTGATGGGAACGACCGTCCGGGTCAAGGTCAACGGGTGGGGAGCGCCGCACTGGGCGAACCGGGCGCTCTTTGAGATCAAGCGGCTGGAAAAGCTTTTCAATAAGTATGATCCGGCCAGTGAGATCAGCCTGATCAATAAACTGGGCGGCCGGGCGCCGCTCCAGGTGTCCACGGATACCTTTGACGTTCTGACGCTGGCCCAGGCGGTCAACCGGGCATCAGGTGGGGCGTTTGACGTCACGCTGGGCCATCCTGGCAGTTTAATTTTAGATGAGAAGAACAGGAAAGTTGAACTTAGAACACGGAACACGGAGCACGGAACACAGGGGATTGATCTCGGCGGAATCGGTAAAGGGTTCGCGGTCGAATCGGCCCGGCGGCTCCTGCTGAAGAAAGGGGTCAAAAGTGCTATAATTGACGCGCATTCATCGATCGCCGTGATCGGTGATGGTTGGCGCGTGGGGATACGGGACCCCAGGTACCCGGTATCTGGTACCAGGGAGCTTATTGGAGTAGTGGCTCTGAATGATGGCGACGCGCTGTCGACCTCCGGACAGTACGAACAGCCAGGCCATATTGTTGACCCTAGGAGCGGTCGTCCGGCTGACCGGTGCCTTAGCGTGACGGTGGTCGCTAAAGATGCAGCCTTAGCTGACGCTTTATCAACTGCTGTCTTCGTGCTGGGCCCCGTTGACGGGCTGAAATTGCTGCAAAAGTTTCGAGCTAAATCGTTCATCATAGATAGAAACGGAACAATAAATGATAATCTTGGCGTTAAATTGCGGTAG
- a CDS encoding aspartate carbamoyltransferase catalytic subunit: MNKVKGLRSKDLLGLKELSVEEINLILETARSMKEVIMRPIPKVPTLLGKHIVTLFYEPSTRTRTSFNTAAKVLSANITNVQMSTSSAVKGESLIDTVKNLEMMGLDCVIIRHGLAGAPHLAAKNCPAPVINAGDGCNEHPTQGLLDIYTMIEKKKTVKGKKVLIVGDIAHSRVARSNIWGLKKLGAEVVVVGPPTLMPKDIETMGVKVSYDFDAELKDADFINMLRIQRERMEKGLFPSIEEYSELFGLNAERLAKARRDVIVMHPGPINRGVEITSEVADGPNNVILEQVTNGVAVRTAILFLLLGGKSAE, translated from the coding sequence ATGAACAAGGTCAAAGGGCTTCGATCAAAAGACCTCCTCGGCCTCAAAGAGCTCTCCGTTGAGGAGATCAATCTGATTTTAGAGACCGCCCGCTCGATGAAAGAGGTCATCATGCGCCCGATTCCCAAGGTCCCCACTCTCCTCGGCAAGCATATCGTGACTCTCTTCTATGAACCGTCGACCCGGACCCGCACCTCTTTCAATACCGCCGCCAAGGTCCTGTCAGCCAATATCACCAACGTCCAGATGTCGACCTCGAGCGCGGTCAAGGGCGAGTCGCTCATCGACACGGTCAAGAACCTCGAGATGATGGGGCTCGATTGCGTCATCATCCGGCATGGCCTGGCCGGCGCCCCCCACCTGGCGGCCAAAAACTGCCCCGCCCCGGTCATCAACGCCGGCGACGGCTGCAACGAACACCCGACCCAGGGGCTGCTCGATATCTACACCATGATCGAAAAGAAAAAAACTGTCAAAGGGAAGAAGGTCCTGATCGTCGGTGATATCGCCCATTCACGCGTCGCTCGTTCTAATATCTGGGGCTTAAAAAAGCTCGGGGCCGAAGTGGTAGTGGTCGGCCCGCCGACCCTGATGCCGAAGGACATTGAAACGATGGGGGTCAAGGTTTCCTATGACTTTGACGCGGAGCTCAAGGATGCCGACTTCATTAACATGCTCCGCATCCAGCGCGAGCGGATGGAAAAAGGGCTCTTCCCCTCGATCGAAGAATACTCCGAGCTTTTCGGGCTCAATGCCGAACGGCTGGCCAAGGCCCGCCGCGACGTAATCGTCATGCATCCTGGTCCGATCAACCGCGGGGTGGAAATAACTTCAGAGGTGGCCGACGGCCCTAATAATGTGATTTTAGAACAGGTAACCAACGGGGTTGCCGTACGGACCGCTATCCTCTTTTTGCTCCTCGGGGGAAAGTCCGCGGAATAA